Proteins from a single region of Streptomyces sp. TN58:
- a CDS encoding ATP-binding cassette domain-containing protein, producing the protein MTTTYAVLSEGLEKSYGQVRALRGLDLAVPEGSVCGLLGPNGAGKTTTVRVLTTLTAPTGGRALVAGHDVARDPAAVRRAIGVTGQYASVDGGLTGRENLRLFARLAGLRGSRARSRADGLLERFGLGEAADRMASTWSGGMRRRLDLAAGLVTRPRVLFLDEPTTGLDPAAREHIWAAVRALSQEGTTVLLTTQYLKEADRLADDVVVVSEGRVLAGGPPARLKALIGSRAEVAVTAREQLAGAAAVLDRLTGGRPVLDEERLTVGVTFPDGGITLPRIIRELDTAGVPVTDARLRPPTLDEVFLRLTQARTDRTEQESAA; encoded by the coding sequence ATGACTACTACGTACGCTGTACTTAGTGAGGGTCTGGAGAAGAGCTACGGGCAGGTCCGTGCCCTGCGCGGGCTCGACCTGGCCGTCCCCGAGGGCTCCGTCTGCGGCCTCCTCGGCCCCAACGGCGCGGGCAAGACCACCACCGTCCGGGTCCTGACCACCCTCACCGCACCCACCGGCGGCCGCGCGCTCGTCGCCGGCCACGACGTCGCCCGCGACCCGGCGGCGGTCCGCCGCGCGATCGGCGTGACGGGCCAGTACGCCTCCGTGGACGGCGGCCTGACGGGCCGCGAGAACCTGCGGCTGTTCGCGCGGCTCGCCGGCCTGCGCGGCTCCCGGGCCCGCTCCCGCGCCGACGGGCTGCTGGAGCGCTTCGGGCTCGGCGAGGCCGCCGACCGGATGGCATCGACCTGGTCGGGCGGCATGCGGCGGCGCCTGGACCTGGCCGCCGGCCTCGTCACCCGGCCCCGGGTGCTCTTCCTCGACGAACCCACCACCGGCCTCGACCCGGCCGCCCGCGAGCACATCTGGGCCGCGGTGCGCGCGCTCTCCCAGGAGGGCACCACGGTGCTGCTCACCACCCAGTACCTGAAGGAGGCGGACCGGCTGGCCGACGACGTCGTGGTCGTCTCCGAGGGCCGGGTCCTCGCCGGCGGCCCCCCGGCCCGCCTCAAGGCCCTGATCGGATCCCGCGCCGAGGTCGCCGTCACCGCGCGGGAACAACTCGCGGGCGCAGCCGCCGTACTGGACCGGCTCACCGGCGGCCGGCCGGTCCTCGACGAGGAACGGCTGACGGTCGGGGTGACCTTCCCCGACGGTGGGATCACCCTGCCGCGGATCATCCGCGAACTCGACACCGCCGGCGTCCCCGTCACCGACGCCCGCCTGCGCCCGCCCACCCTCGACGAGGTGTTCCTCCGCCTCACCCAGGCCCGGACCGACCGCACGGAACAGGAGTCCGCCGCATGA
- a CDS encoding ABC transporter permease, producing the protein MSALLYDGAAVLTRQLQKARHAPALLILTQTMPITMLLFFGYVFGSALAMPAAEYREFLVPGLLAATAANGLMAGMFTAAQDSHRGVTDRFRTLPMSRTAVPLGQTAADLLTTGVSMVPLMLVGVAMGWRIENGLPGALAALGVLLLFRFATAWVGTYLGLLSRSEEAAGQLGGATFVLPMLSSAYLPTEGLPGWLRTIAEWNPISAVATAVRELCGNAGAQAASGAAWPVAHPVAGALLWSLALLAVFVPPATRRFGRGGA; encoded by the coding sequence ATGAGCGCCCTGCTGTACGACGGCGCCGCCGTCCTCACCCGCCAGCTCCAGAAGGCCCGCCACGCACCGGCCCTGCTGATCCTCACCCAGACCATGCCGATCACGATGCTGCTGTTCTTCGGCTACGTCTTCGGCAGCGCCCTCGCCATGCCCGCCGCCGAGTACCGGGAGTTCCTGGTCCCTGGACTGCTCGCCGCCACGGCCGCGAACGGCCTGATGGCCGGCATGTTCACGGCCGCGCAGGACTCCCACCGCGGGGTGACGGACCGCTTCCGCACCCTGCCGATGAGCCGGACCGCCGTCCCGCTCGGTCAGACCGCGGCCGACCTGCTCACCACCGGCGTGTCGATGGTGCCGCTGATGCTGGTGGGAGTGGCGATGGGCTGGCGGATCGAGAACGGCCTGCCCGGCGCGCTGGCGGCCCTGGGCGTGCTGCTGCTGTTCCGCTTCGCCACCGCCTGGGTGGGCACGTACCTGGGCCTGCTGAGCCGCAGCGAGGAGGCGGCCGGCCAGCTGGGCGGCGCCACCTTCGTCCTGCCGATGCTGTCCAGCGCGTACCTGCCGACGGAAGGCCTGCCCGGGTGGCTGCGCACGATCGCCGAGTGGAACCCGATCAGCGCGGTCGCCACGGCCGTGCGCGAGCTGTGCGGGAACGCCGGGGCGCAGGCCGCCTCGGGCGCGGCCTGGCCCGTCGCGCATCCGGTGGCCGGCGCGCTGCTGTGGTCGCTGGCGCTCCTCGCGGTGTTCGTGCCGCCGGCCACGCGGAGGTTCGGGCGCGGCGGCGCCTGA
- a CDS encoding CaiB/BaiF CoA transferase family protein, giving the protein MTTEPLPLDGITVVAVEQAVSAPFATRQLADLGARVIKVERPDGGDFARGYDTAAHGLASHFVWANRGKESIAVDLKDPRGREVLHGLLAGADVFVQNLAQGAAARLGLDSAALCARYPRLVAVDVSGYGAQGPYAHKRAYDMLVQCEAGLVSVTGTPEQPVKAGIPAADIAAAMYAFSGVLAALLRRGATGRGGRVEVSMLDALAEWMGHPLHHTMHGGEQPVRTGLAHAVIAPYDAYATADGDRVLLSVQNDREWRRLAQQVLEQPELADDPAYATNTARTGNREKTDAVVAQALGRLDADEAIGRLEAAGIACARLNSVAQLAGHPQLAARDRWREVGSPAGPLRALLPPIGLPGGAAPHMGAVPALGEHTDGLLRALGMAGARISELRRDGVIA; this is encoded by the coding sequence ATGACCACCGAACCGCTGCCCCTGGACGGCATCACCGTCGTCGCCGTCGAGCAGGCCGTATCGGCCCCTTTCGCCACCCGCCAGCTCGCCGACCTCGGCGCCCGGGTGATCAAGGTCGAGCGCCCCGACGGCGGCGACTTCGCCCGCGGCTACGACACCGCCGCGCACGGTCTCGCCTCGCACTTCGTGTGGGCCAACCGGGGCAAGGAGTCGATCGCCGTCGACCTGAAGGACCCGCGCGGCCGTGAGGTGCTGCACGGCCTGCTGGCGGGCGCGGACGTCTTCGTACAGAACCTCGCGCAGGGGGCCGCGGCCCGCCTCGGGCTGGACTCGGCCGCGCTGTGCGCCCGCTATCCGCGGCTGGTCGCCGTGGACGTCTCGGGCTACGGCGCGCAGGGCCCGTACGCCCACAAGCGGGCCTACGACATGCTCGTGCAGTGCGAGGCGGGGCTGGTGTCGGTGACCGGCACCCCGGAGCAGCCCGTCAAGGCGGGGATCCCGGCCGCCGACATCGCGGCGGCCATGTACGCCTTCTCGGGGGTGCTCGCCGCGCTGCTGCGCCGCGGCGCGACCGGGCGCGGGGGCCGCGTGGAGGTGTCCATGCTGGACGCGCTCGCCGAGTGGATGGGGCATCCGCTGCACCACACGATGCACGGCGGTGAGCAGCCCGTGCGCACCGGCCTGGCGCACGCGGTGATCGCCCCGTACGACGCCTACGCGACGGCGGACGGGGACCGGGTGCTGCTGTCGGTGCAGAACGACCGCGAATGGCGGCGGCTGGCACAACAGGTGCTGGAACAGCCGGAGTTGGCTGATGATCCGGCGTACGCGACGAACACGGCGCGGACCGGGAACCGGGAGAAGACCGACGCGGTCGTGGCGCAGGCGCTGGGCCGGCTGGACGCGGACGAGGCGATCGGACGCCTGGAGGCGGCGGGCATCGCCTGCGCGCGGCTGAACTCGGTGGCCCAACTGGCCGGGCATCCGCAGCTCGCGGCCCGGGACCGGTGGCGGGAGGTGGGATCGCCGGCGGGTCCGCTGCGGGCCCTGCTGCCGCCGATCGGGCTGCCGGGCGGCGCGGCACCGCACATGGGTGCGGTGCCCGCGCTGGGTGAGCACACCGACGGTCTCCTGCGCGCCCTGGGGATGGCGGGCGCACGGATCTCGGAACTGCGCCGGGACGGTGTGATCGCGTAG